From Carassius gibelio isolate Cgi1373 ecotype wild population from Czech Republic chromosome B21, carGib1.2-hapl.c, whole genome shotgun sequence, the proteins below share one genomic window:
- the gpr34l gene encoding G protein-coupled receptor 34 like: MLQEGNLTTNESCQIHDGFLWPVLPIGYILICCIGLLCNTVTLYIFFLRRHADSSMAVYMRHLALADTLLVMCLPLRVYYHNKEGPFYLCKVVGIFFYINMYSSILFLSLISLDRYLKIIKPVWVFRIQKTKWSHTASYIIWAILISGMIPFFSSNSQRNPCDKVCFHFHSKGPVGGTINLTTVVLFLVFYVAFLCFYVKITKKLKTMTMGNGDPKAQSRKKRVIIKTFLVPAIFTLCFLPYHAVRIPYVLAQLNVIGDLHSQQLLHILNESTLLLSALNSCLDPIIYYFLSSAYRKTILCAIQGKFKNMYALNRRRISINRSLTEI, encoded by the coding sequence ATGTTGCAGGAAGGCAATTTAACCACCAATGAGTCCTGTCAGATTCATGATGGCTTTCTGTGGCCCGTCTTGCCCATTGGCTACATTCTCATCTGTTGCATTGGTCTGCTCTGTAACACCGTCACCCTCTACATATTTTTCCTTCGGCGGCATGCAGACTCTTCCATGGCTGTGTACATGCGACACCTTGCCCTGGCGGACACACTCCTGGTCATGTGTTTGCCCCTGCGAGTGTACTACCACAACAAAGAAGGTCCCTTCTACTTGTGCAAGGTGGTGGGCATCTTCTTCTACATCAACATGTATTCCAGCATCCTGTTCCTCAGCCTCATCAGTCTAGATCGCTATTTGAAAATCATCAAGCCTGTTTGGGTCTTTCGAATCCAAAAGACAAAGTGGAGCCACACGGCAAGCTACATCATCTGGGCGATCCTCATTTCTGGAATGATTCCCTTTTTTTCAAGCAACAGTCAACGAAATCCCTGTGACAAGGTCTGCTTCCACTTCCACAGCAAGGGACCCGTCGGTGGGACCATAAACCTGACAACAGTGGTTCTCTTCCTTGTTTTTTATGTAGcctttctttgtttttatgtgAAGATCACTAAGAAACTCAAGACTATGACCATGGGTAATGGTGACCCTAAGGCACAGAGTCGCAAAAAGAGGGTCATCATCAAGACTTTCTTAGTACCAGCCATTTTTACATTGTGTTTCTTGCCGTACCATGCAGTACGCATACCATACGTTCTGGCTCAGCTGAACGTGATCGGAGATCTTCATAGCCAACAATTGTTGCACATCTTAAATGAGAGTACTTTGCTATTGTCTGCTCTAAATAGCTGCCTAGACCCAATTATCTATTACTTCTTATCCAGTGCATACAGGAAAACAATACTGTGTGCCATTCAGGGCAAGTTTAAAAACATGTATGCTTTAAACAGAAGGAGGATCAGCATAAACCGCTCACTCACTGAAATTTAG